The DNA region CGTTGGCGGCCTCTCCGGCCTGACCGAACTCTCCCGTCTCCCCGAAGCGGATACCGTCCTCGTCGCCGTCGTCGGCACCACCGGCCTCCAGCCCGCCCTCGCCGCCATCGAAGCCGGCAAAACACTCGCCCTCGCCTCCAAGGAAATCCTCGTCCTCGCCGGCAAGTTCGTCATGGCCGCCGCCAAAAAACGCGGCGTCAAACTCTTCCCCGTGGACAGCGAACACAATGCCGTCTTCCAATGCGTCGAAGGCCATCCGGCCGCCGGTGTTTCCCGCATCATTCTGACCGCTTCCGGCGGCGCCTTCCGCGACTGGCCCGCCGAAAAACTTTCTCACGTTACGCCCGCCGACGCGTTGAAACATCCCAACTGGTCGATGGGCCCCAAGATCACCGTCGACTCCGCCACCCTCGCCAACAAAGGCCTCGAACTCATCGAAGCCCAGCAACTCTTCGGCCTCCGCGCCGACCAGTGCGACGCCGTCATCCACCCGCAAAGCATCGTCCACTGCCTCGTCGAATTCGCCGACGGCGCCATGCTCGCCCAGCTCTGCCCGCCCTCGATGACGTTTCCCATCCAGCACGCGCTGCTGCACCCGCACCGCGCTCCCGGCGTGGACCGCCCGCTCGATCTCAAAAAACTCTTCTCCCTCGAATTCCGCCCGATCGACGAAACCCGTTTCCCGATGCTCGCCCTCGCGAAGCAGACCATGCGCGCCGGCGGCATCGCCCCCGCCATCTACAACGCCGCCAACGAAGTCGCCGTTGCCGCCTTCCTCGAAGAGAAAATCCCGTTCCTTGCGATTCCCCGCATCGTGGAGGAAACTCTGTCGAAAATGCCCAACACCGATCCCGCCGACCTCGACACCGTCCTCGCCCTCGACGCCACCGCCCGCCGCACCGCCACCGACCTCCTAGGTGGAGCGCGCACTCCGAGCGCGCTTTGAAGCGTCATAAATCTTTCAGCGCCTAATTCACCTTCCGCCCGCCTTCATGGATTTCCAATCCCTCTTCTCCAACGCCTGGTCGCTCGTGCTCGTCGTCATCTTCTTCGGCGGCTCGATCTTCGTCCACGAACTCGGCCACTTCCTCGCCGCACGCCGCCGCGGCCTGAAAGTCGAACGCTTCTCCATCGGCTTCGGCCCGCCCATCTATTCCTGGACGGGTAAAGACGGCGTCGAATACCGCCTCTCCTGGATTCCCCTCGGCGGCTACGTCGCCCTCCCTCAGCTCGCCGACCTCCGCCAGCTCGAAGGCACCTCTGAAGTCTCCGAAGCAGAAAAAGCCTCCATCCCCTATTCCGCCAAAGTCGAAGTCCTCGTCGCCGGCGCTGTATTCAACATTCTATTCGCCCTCATCCTCGCCTGCATCATCTGGGTCACCGGCTATCCCGTCACCAAAAGCGATCTCTCCACCCGCGTCGGCTACGTCGCCACCACCGTCAACCTCGACGGCAAAGACGTCCCCTCGCCCGCCGCCGTCGCCGGACTCAAAGCCGGCGACCTCATTCTCCAGATCGACGACCACCGCACCGAACGCTGG from Nibricoccus aquaticus includes:
- the dxr gene encoding 1-deoxy-D-xylulose-5-phosphate reductoisomerase, giving the protein MPVPASPRTRVVLLGATGSIGENTLRVIAAHPDKLELVAIAARSNWQKLAAIAAEFRVPHVGLFDNDAYLSAKSSGAFAPGTKLVGGLSGLTELSRLPEADTVLVAVVGTTGLQPALAAIEAGKTLALASKEILVLAGKFVMAAAKKRGVKLFPVDSEHNAVFQCVEGHPAAGVSRIILTASGGAFRDWPAEKLSHVTPADALKHPNWSMGPKITVDSATLANKGLELIEAQQLFGLRADQCDAVIHPQSIVHCLVEFADGAMLAQLCPPSMTFPIQHALLHPHRAPGVDRPLDLKKLFSLEFRPIDETRFPMLALAKQTMRAGGIAPAIYNAANEVAVAAFLEEKIPFLAIPRIVEETLSKMPNTDPADLDTVLALDATARRTATDLLGGARTPSAL